The following coding sequences are from one Salvia hispanica cultivar TCC Black 2014 chromosome 3, UniMelb_Shisp_WGS_1.0, whole genome shotgun sequence window:
- the LOC125215156 gene encoding LOW QUALITY PROTEIN: glutamate receptor 2.8-like (The sequence of the model RefSeq protein was modified relative to this genomic sequence to represent the inferred CDS: inserted 2 bases in 2 codons; deleted 2 bases in 2 codons) has translation MKLEAPMVAICPLVVLLLLLNSATVQSTPFPVSVGVVVDMDDYVGKMGLNCITMALSDFYTKHGHYQTRLVLTKRDSKKDVVGAAAAALDLLKNVQVQAIIGPLSSMQTPFIIHLGNKSQVPIITFSASSPSLLSIQSPYFVRASLGDSFQVTAIAAIVQAYGWREVVPICVDNEFGHGIMPFLADSLEKVNVRIPYRSVIPSFATDDQIDAELSMLMTNQTRVFIVHMRTTLGSRLFSKAKQLGMMSEDYVWIITDGMTNELTSMDRSVIEEDMQGVVGVKPHIPKSGELHKVKVKYKKEIQQQDPTNQDLDLNIFGLWAYDSAVALAMAVEKAGIRNATFLKKAGDSTTPTDLEGFGISAVGTELIQALSNVTFKGLAGDFKLVKGQLESPPYQIINVIGEGARVAGYWTKENGIVRELNFAKSTKNMHSTSMSNIGFIMWPGDRKNPPKGWVTPTNGKKLRIGVPVRVGFSEFMHITWNSDNSTKVEGYCKDVFDMVIEALPYGVQYEYFPYATSDHTMAGSYDEFVYAVHQGEFDAAVGDVTIVANRSKYVDFTLPYTESGVIMVVPIKNDQSKKAWVFLKPLTWKLWLTSFCSFVFMGFLIWILEHRINEDFRGPLWHQVGTIFWFAFSTMVFANRERVISNLSRFLLIIWFLVVLILTQSYTASLTSMLTVQELKPTITDVNELIRNKETVGYHNGSFVFELLKGLNFDKSRLLAYSSPEDMHELFRKGSAXGGISAAFDEDTICQAFLAKYCSKYIMFGPTYKTDGFGFAFPLGXPLVPDISRAILNVTEGKKMMEIEKNWFENDTKCADFIEFSSSNSLGIESFWGLFMIVGIAGVLALIIYVTRFLYENWHVVASGSDAETTLASKSLELLQRFNSKDLTSHEPFKKGI, from the exons ATGAAGTTGGAGGCTCCCATGGTAGCCATTTGCCCTCTTGTTGTTTTGCTTCTCTTGCTGAACAGCGCCACGGTGCAGAGCACACCTTTCCCTGTAAGTGTTGGAGTGGTGGTTGACATGGACGATTATGTCGGGAAAATGGGGTTGAACTGCATCACTATGGCACTCTCTGATTTCTACACAAAACATGGCCATTACCAGACCAGGCTGGTCCTTACCAAGAGAGACTCCAAGAAAGATGTTGTCGGAGCAGCTGCAGCAG CTCTAGATTTACTGAAGAATGTCCAAGTGCAAGCGATTATAGGTCCGTTGTCCTCGATGCAGACACCTTTTATAATACATCTTGGGAACAAATCCCAAGTACCAATCATAACATTTTCAGCTTCAAGTCCGTCTCTCTTGTCAATCCAAAGTCCATACTTTGTTCGCGCTTCCTTAGGTGACTCTTTCCAAGTAACGGCCATAGCTGCAATAGTCCAAGCCTATGGATGGAGAGAGGTTGTGCCTATCTGTGTGGATAATGAGTTCGGACATGGGATTATGCCATTTTTAGCAGATAGTTtggaaaaagtaaatgtgCGCATACCTTACAGGAGTGTCATACCATCATTCGCAACAGATGATCAGATTGATGCAGAGCTTTCCATGCTAATGACAAACCAAACTAGAGTTTTCATTGTCCACATGAGGACCACTCTTGGTTCTCGCCTGTTCAGCAAAGCTAAACAACTGGGAATGATGAGTGAAGACTATGTGTGGATAATAACTGATGGCATGACAAACGAGTTAACTTCAATGGATCGTTCAGTTATAGAAGAAGATATGCAAGGAGTTGTAGGTGTAAAACCTCATATTCCAAAATCAGGAGAGCTGCATAAAGTCAAAGTCAAATACAAGAAAGAGATTCAGCAGCAAGACCCAACAAATCAAGATCTGGACTTAAATATCTTTGGACTCTGGGCTTACGACTCTGCAGTTGCACTAGCAATGGCAGTAGAAAAGGCAGGAATAAGAAATGCTACGTTTCTGAAGAAGGCAGGTGATTCCACAACACCAACAGATCTTGAAGGCTTTGGAATCTCAGCCGTTGGAACTGAACTGATTCAGGCATTGTCAAATGTCACTTTCAAAGGCCTTGCTGGAGACTTTAAACTAGTTAAGGGACAACTCGAATCACCTCCTTACCAGATAATCAATGTGATTGGTGAAGGAGCCCGCGTTGCAGGATATTGgacaaaagaaaatggaattgTTAGAGAACTCAACTTTGCAAAATCTACCAAAAATATGCATTCCACTTCCATGTCCAACATCGGATTCATTATGTGGCCAGGTGATAGAAAAAATCCACCCAAGGGTTGGGTCACTCCGACCAATGGGAAGAAGTTAAGAATCGGAGTACCTGTAAGGGTTGGTTTCTCTGAGTTCATGCATATCACTTGGAACTCCGATAATTCTACAAAAGTGGAAGGTTACTGCAAGGATGTTTTTGATATGGTGATCGAAGCACTACCATATGGCGTGCAGTATGAGTATTTTCCTTATGCTACATCTGACCATACAATGGCCGGCAGTTATGACGAGTTTGTGTATGCAGTACACCAAGGA GAATTTGATGCTGCAGTTGGAGATGTAACTATCGTAGCAAATAGGTCAAAGTATGTCGATTTCACCCTGCCTTATACAGAATCTGGTGTAATAATGGTTGTACCCATTAAAAACGACCAAAGCAAAAAAGCATGGGTATTTCTAAAGCCACTGACATGGAAACTTTGGTTGACAAGCTTTTGCTCGTTCGTTTTCATGGGCTTCCTTATTTGGATTCTAGAACATCGGATCAATGAAGATTTCAGGGGCCCTCTTTGGCATCAAGTAGGCACGATATTTTGGTTTGCCTTTTCAACAATGGTGTTCGCTAACA GGGAGAGAGTGATAAGCAACTTGTCTAGGTTTCTGCTGATCATATGGTTCTTGGTGGTTCTGATACTAACGCAGAGCTACACAGCTAGTCTTACTTCCATGTTGACAGTCCAAGAGCTGAAACCCACTATCACAGATGTCAATGAGCTTATAAGAAACAAAGAAACTGTGGGCTACCATAATGGGTCATTTGTTTTTGAACTTCTGAAAGGATTGAACTTTGACAAATCCAGACTTTTAGCATATAGCTCCCCCGAGGATATGCATGAACTTTTCAGGAAAGGTAGTG AAGGTGGTATATCTGCTGCTTTTGACGAAGATACCATATGTCAAGCTTTTCTCGCTAAATACTGCTCAAAATACATCATGTTTGGGCCAACGTACAAGACAGatggttttggtttt GCCTTTCCTCTAG TTCCACTAGTGCCTGATATTTCAAGAGCTATATTAAATGTTACCGAGGGAAAGAAGATGATGGAGATTGAGAAGAATTGGTTCGAAAACGATACCAAATGTGCAGATTTTATTGAGTTTTCCTCATCAAACAGTCTTGGGATAGAAAGCTTC TGGGGGCTCTTCATGATTGTAGGTATAGCTGGAGTTTTAGCCTTGATAATCTATGTGACTAGATTTCTCTACGAGAATTGGCATGTTGTGGCGTCG GGTTCTGACGCAGAGACAACGCTAGCTAGCAAATCACTGGAGTTACTCCAGAGGTTCAACAGCAAAGACCTCACTAGTCATGAGCCCTTCAAGAAAGGAATCTGA